The Sardina pilchardus chromosome 24, fSarPil1.1, whole genome shotgun sequence nucleotide sequence TGCCTGCCCCTCTTCCTCCCACATCagtgcttccccccccccccccccacccaacccatAGAACCGGGCCAGTTCAAACCCAAACTGGGCCCAAATGAGCTGCCATGCTCGACGGCCCAGCGACGCTCATCACCCCGGTCCACTCCCCAACACTCACTCACGTCCACTCGCGGTCAACCGGACTCCAGACCCAGCTGCTGGGCCACACACTGCTGGTCAGCACGGGCGGAAATTGGCACCAGCCACCCGGCCAAGAGAAGGTCACTTATGAAAGTGGCTGTTAGATGTCAAGACAGGAAATAACGAGCTACTATTAAGTGCCTGCTGGTGAATTTGACCGTTTATCCCGACAGTGGCTGGTGGATGTTCTCATCCCTTCCCAAGCAACACACTGCCCTGTCCAAAGCTTCAGTCCTCCAGACCAGTCCAGCTGCCATCGACACCCccacccattctctctctctctctcacacacacacacacacacacacacacacacaagtacgaTCTCTAGTTCATGTCGTTCTGCCCGCTACAGCCTCTGATTGCCTCCATGTTCTTTGAGCAAACGGGCAGGTGAGGGCCAAGATCTGGGGCCCTGCTCCAGCCATCTGGTCCTGCTGTCAGAGCAGACCCACAATGCCGTGCGTGTACATGACTGGTTTGGAGTGGTTgattgggcggggggggggttatgcatgtgtgtgtgtgtgtgtgtgtaggtggtggggGGCGTACAGTGGACGTTCACTGTGCCACTTCATTATGTACGTGTGGGGTGACCTACCCcagaccttacacacacacatacacacacacacacacacacaagttccaTTCTCCATGAGGCGGTCACCTCCACACCTGCCAACaaagtgcatgcatgcacggcatacacatacaacacacacacacacacacacacacacacacacacacacagcgtctctCAGCATCAACATGTGTGCGTTTCCCAGCAAACACACCCTGTCTCTCAGcgtcaacatgtgtgtgtgtttctcaataGGCACCAGGCTTCCTGAGCAGGGTTCTGTTCCAGGGGAGAAAGagcctctttctcacacactgctGATTTTAGATCGCCGATAAAAACCTGTTATTGGTACACGCCAATAGCCAACCAGCCCAGGCactcaaagaaagaaagaaagaaaggagtcAGTGAAGTTAACAGTTTATTTAATCTCAATATAATTTGCTAACATATAaataaagattaaaaaaaaaaaagtgaaagaaatGTGGCCTGCCGGGGGCCAGTTAATGATGTGAGACCCAAtagcaaacataaacaaacagcgGGGAAACAAACAAGAACAGAAACCCAAAACAGGGACAGGGGCGgctttcacatctctctctgtggcgtCCACTGTTCTCACAAAGACCCTCCTGATTGGCCGAATAACGAGGCGCGGTCATTCTATCTCTTGGAAAACAAACTGATTTACTACTTTGCTTTAACCATGTTAAGGTGAAGCATATATCACTGAttaaaaagacacacaaacaggacaTTTCATCATAGGTGTGGTGGCATGTGTGTTTCATCTAAGGTCCCCTTCACATGCTGTACTACAcagttctgtgtgtgcacactcacactattCACACCAGTTCAATTGGGCATTTATCGCGATGAACAAGTCCGCGGAcaatttcaaaacaaaacaaagtaacGTTTCCTGGGCCCCTCTTGTACATGGAGGGGTCAGCgacgcacaaaaacacacacaaccaaaagcaagacacacactttttcagaCGGGAACAGCTCCGAGCCACGTAGAAAAGAGTGGAGATCTGCCCCAAGCTGGTTGTGCGACGACAAGTGATCAGGAGAGTTCTACCAGTCTGAAGTCttaagtattttttttgttattatttttttttaaagctctgCCTTTGGTGGGAGTTTGGTGTGCGTAAGCCAACTGTTCTGGGCATTCTTTAGCTAATAATAAATAAGACTTGAGACCAGAAGTCTGAGCAATGCTGACCACTGGGTTTGGACGCTGGGCTTCTTTCTCTCCTGGGAGATGTAGTTTTATGCAGTCTGTAGTTTTTATACCTGGGCCCTGTGAAGGGTCAACCTccacagtgagtgagtggggggaagggggagggtggCAGCCCAGGACTGACTCCATTTCCCATGATGCATCACTCATCGCCGGCCGGCAGGTTCTCCTCGATCCTCTTGATGAACTTCATGCGGATCTCCGTCACGCTGTCCCCCCTCAAGGTGTCCTGAGCGAACCGGACGTCCACCGCCATCTGGACCTGCCGAGGAGAGAGACCGggggacacacaaacagagcgtGCTCAGTGTGAGGTCACATGTTTGGTTGCCACAGAGACGCTCGCTCAACAGATGACGTGGTTAGTGGCTTCGTCTCATCGCGCTCCAAGTTCTCGTTCCCAGCAGCGGTTCTGCTGGACCGAGCTCTGCAATGATTTAGCAACTTTTGGTCCCGTTtggtcacttttttttttcttttcttttttctcctcagcAGTGGTTATAAAATGCAAAACATcttcagtgaaacacacacacacacacacacacacacacacactcacacacacatcagtggtgCTGGGCCTGAAATAAGCGTGAATCAAAGAAGAGGAATATTTTAAATTATATTCGGGTCATTTACGGGTGAGTCAGTGAAGGGAACTGAAACATCAACAGGCAAATATCACCTAAAGACTCAAACCAAAGTAATAATATTGACTAAAACATCACTGGCTGTTTCTTGGCACAATTGTGTCCGGCTGTGGGAGTGGAGAATGGAAACGGTCAATGCAGGAACAGTTGGGGACAGAGGAATCTGAAATAAGGTTTGTTGTGCTTTCTGTAATAAAAACTTTCTTCTTCAATGACATCACGTCGgctttaattcaattcaattccaaaGTTACACAAAtcatgcaggtttaggtattaaaggtatactatgcaggtttaggtatttttgcCAACTGTAGAGCTCCCTCGAGAGGTGCAATGCATTTGTATGTTACTCTGCtcttgtaaatagcaaactccTTGCTACTTATTAACCCCTGTACACAATGGAAATgattttgttgtggaggtgaaggattaacaacaggcacAAACTACTGTATCTTCAAAGAGCAATAtatactgacaaggtaatgtttcatgGTTGCATTCTTTAGTGCAGTATGTGTAATAACCGCCGCAggttatttgcacacctatgaagtagCTCCAGTtcgttggccgtatcacacttgtaTATTAAATCACCAAACTCGATGTGAagtttaaaggaaccgtatgtaggatttaaACTagtactgcaatcactttcaaattACAGTAGAGCGGTGTCTGTGTTGGGTTTTGTGttgcactgtatgtctatgcCCTTTAACTAAGTGCTGCCTTTCTTGGCCAGAGCTCACTTGGAAAAGATAcctctgtctcagtgtgtgtctggttaaataaaagataaaaaatatgCTTAGCGAAGCTTGTTTTTAACTGGCTGTGAATAGATAGCTATCAAAATTCCTAGTGAACCAATCCAGGCAGGCactcaaagacagagaggagccaGTGAAGTTAACAGTTTATTTAATCTCAATATAATTAACTAacacataaaataataataataaaaacatgtgGCCTGTTCGGGGACAGTTAATGATGTGAGACAGagtaacaaacaaaaacaaacactaaggacctgtaaataaataacacattgaaatagtgttgacaccactgcatcactgcacacactcacatactcacacactcacacacacacacacactcaccatctctAGAGCCCCCCGCAGTGCGCCGCACAGTAAGTTGGAGTAGACGAGGTTGTTGTGGTTGTCGGGGAGCTCCACAAAGTCCACCAGCGGGTTGCTCTCCAGGATGAGGGAGAACTCGTCCCCTGCCGGGCTCCAGTTGGTCACGCTCGGGGTGACGCCCAGGTACATCTTAAACGCTACCtgcaaccacaacacaacacacaggtacATCTTAAACGCTACCTGCAACCACAACATACAGGTACATCTTAAACGCTACCTGCAACCACAACATACAGGTACATCTTAAACGCTACCtgcaaccacaacacaacacacaggtacATCTTAAACTCTACCTGCAACCACAACATACAGGTACATCTTAAACGCTACCtgcaaccacaacacaacacacaggtacATCTTAAACATTACCtgcaagcacaacacaacacacaggtacATCTTAAACGCTACCtgcaaccacaacacaacacacaggtacATCTTAAACATTACCtgcaagcacaacacaacacacaggtacATCTTAAACACTACctgcaaccacaacacacaggtACATCTTAAACGCTACCtgcaaccacaacacaacacacaggtacATCTTAAACATTACctgcaagcacaacacacacaacacacacaacattcaggTAAACACAACATAGAGGTACACCTTAAATGCTACCTGCAACCTAAACACAACATAAAGCTACATCTTAAATGCTACCTGCAACCATGACATACAGGTACATCTTAAATGCTACATGGAACTGCAACACACTATTTCGAGGTTCAGTACGCATACGGGAGTCATTCAGTTACAATGAAATCTCATTAAGGTAAAAGGGAGCATACTCTGGAAGGTGGTCTAGTTAGAATGGCATATCATTCAATTACAGTATAATGCAAAAACGAAGGTTATGTATATAACCACGGTTCTATGAGTTTCGgatgaccgccagaggcggtgctttCAGCACATGGATATCCATCACACGTACGTGTAGGTCGAGTATTTATATCAACAAAGTCACCTGTGACCTGGGTGACGTCTGCCCTGTGCGCCGGCACAAAAGGCAGGTCAACCCAGGATACGATTCTTGGCAATCTTCTCGTGGATATTCCGAGTGACTGCCAAGCTCTGGCGGTCATCCGAAACTCATAGAACCGTGGTTATATACATAACCTTCGTTCTATTTCGTTTCTcctgaccgccagaggcggtgctttCAGCACATGGATGACTAATACCAGCAGGGTCACGAGGAATGAATGCGTGCCTGTTAAGGACGCCGTGAAAGCGCAAAAAGCACAGCTTCAGCAACTGGGTTATGTGGAACAACATTAACCCTGTAGAATcatgcaaaaatgcaagttgagACCCATGATACCCCTGCACAAATGTCCAAGAGGGGTGCACAAGGTAGTGCTGCCCATGAGGTAGACACACCTCTGGTGGAGTAACCTTACACATGTAGCTGTGGCTGATAATTTCAGCTATCCACCTTGACCGTCCATGCTTGGACAGGCTATGGCATAGTCTCGGTCCTgtatgacaaacaaataatgcaTCGGACTTCCGGATTCCGGCAGTCCACTGTAGATAAAAACCTTAGTGTTCGTACCAGGCATAAAAGCTCTGCACTTAACCCCTGCTCAGAGCTCTGACCTTGGGGTTCAAATGCTGCCAGACTAAAAGGCTAGTTTCCGAATGAAGACGAACAGGTCTTGGGAGAAAGAGGGGTTCggtcatagatagatagagatactttattgatccctaaggggaaattcaagttagGGTCACCCCTGTATCCCCAGGGTGCCAATGGCATTCTCTGCCTCCAGACAAGCATTTAATTCTCCTAATCACTTGCTAATGTAAAAGTCAAGAGAAAGACTGTCTTCATAGACAGCTAGTTCAACTCTACAACCCTACAAGTTTCACATGGGGGTTTGCAGAGAGCATGCAAGGCAAGAGGCAAGCCTCAGGAGTGCACAGAGTACCGTCAAGGAGGTCTCTATCACTGAGCCCTCTTCAGGAAGTGGGTCACCAGAGTATGGGACCCAAGTCACATCATCCACTCCTGTTGTGCATAGATAAGATGGCGGCAATATACCCCATACCCCTAGGGGGTGGAGGCTGTGAGGCCTCGATCAAGGAGCGATTAAAGAAAAGGGAGTACAACCTGTGTGAAGCAGCGCGTTGGCTCCTGATTTTGTACTTGGCACCAGCTGGAAAAAAGTTCTCACTTATTTGCGTAGAGTGCATTGGTGGAGGGTGCCCAGGAACTGTGCATAGTATGCACTACTGCTGGCTCGAGAGCCCTAGTAACAGTTCCGGTCCTTCAGTGGCCAGACCTAAAGTGTCAGCTGAGATGGATCCGGTTGCCAGATCCAGCCGCTTAACCGTTAAAGGAGATTCATTCTCACAGGGAGACACCTGGGTTCTCCACGTAGGAGTTGGTTTAACTCCGGAAAACAACACTCTCCCTGACCATCAGGGGGCTATTAGTAGCAGCTCGTGTCCTCCTGTCACAACCCTGTCCAGTGTTGGCAATATCGAAGGAGGGAAAGCATATAGCAGCTGCTTTGGCCATGCGTGTGCCAGAGCATCTATAGAAATCCAGAGGTAAAGGTGTGTTGTTGGCTAGGAGGCGAGGAGATCCACCTCCAGCCTGTCATACGTGTGCCAGATTGCGTGTACCACATCTGGGTGAAGTCTCCATTCTCCAGGGACACTGGAATGACAGGAGATATGCTGCCATGTTCAGGATACCAGACTAGTACATTGCCCTCAGGCTCAGTAGGCGAGGATGAGCCCATTGCAAGTTGCAACAGTTGAGTCAATCTCATGGCCTGCCTGGACTTGGTGCCCTCCTGGTGGTTGACGTGGTAAACCACCAATATATTGTCTGTACTAATAAGGACATGCCTTCTGACCAGTACTGGGAGGAAATGCTTCAGGCCAAGCAGAACAGCATGTAATTTCAATACATTTGTGTCTCGCCCCTGCTGTAAAGGACTTCATTGACCCCTATCATCACCACTTCTCTGGAAGAAGAAATGGACCCTAAGGGGACGCCCTGAGTAAGATCTTACTTCCAAGTTGCAGATGTCCCAGACAACTGGCAGTAACCCTGACCAGTTTGTGTCTGTGGCGAATGGGATGCAAGTGAAGGCTGCTTACCCAGATTTGAAAAGGTCTCAATGAAAGGAGGCCCAGTGGGGCCACTGAGGAGGCTGATGTGAGCATCCCCAGCAGTCTCTGAAATGTCATGAGAGTAAAACTCTGACAGTGGCTGAGTTACTGACAGATACTGTCGTCCCGTCGCTGAGAGGGGATAGCTTTTGTTGCATGTGAGTCCAGTTGGATACTGAGGAACACGATGACTTGGAAGCTCTTCTTGTGATTCCACTGTCAGCACTTACTTTAAACTTATACTTACCTTATGATGTGGAATATCAGTGATGTTGACTCCCTGGGGGCATCTGCCCTTGACTGGGAGCACATGAGCTAGTTGTCCAAGTGAAGGTGGAGGCCACCGTCCTCATTTTTTGGAACAATGAAGTAGGTGGAAGAAAATCCAAAGTCTAAGGACTCGACGGGCTTCTTCCCCAAAAAGTCCAGACCACTTCGCGAAGGGCCAGAGCCCGGGTTGGATCCCTGATAATGGTCATTGTAACCCAACGGAATCTTGCCGGTAGGTGTTGACCTGCATGCCGTAACCCTGGGACGGGGTCACCACAACCCAGGGACCTGACGTGTGACGCTTCCCAGCATCTTAGCTGCAGGCAGGTGAAGTGTCGACTGCCGTGGTAATGCGTCTACTGGGGTTCACATGTTGCATACTTTGCAAACTGCTGTTTAGCTTGTGTAACTTGTGTATGGAACAACAGGAAAGGAACGGAGTGCTCTCCTGCATGGTTCCAAAAGCAGACACTGGGCCAACCATATTTGGCCCTGAGTAAGGGTTAGGGAAGACATGAACCTACCCAACTCTGCTCataatgctaataataataataataacatttatttatatagcactttttcAAGCTCAGAGCAGTTGCTCAAATAGGTAAATGCCTGCAGAGAGGCGCCACTCAAGCTCTGCCCAGATCGGACAAATAAGTCCTGCAGTGACTGGAACAGGGATAGCAGGTGGTGGGACATCAAGCTACCAACGCACCCCACGTGTGCTGCTGTGTTATCACTTCTGATAATGAAATCATCAGTCAAGTGGCATTGCAACTGAGGACAGCCTCGTCAAGTGACGGCGCTAGGGCTGGCTCGTTAGGCATGCCATGTAGTCCGTAGCTGGACGCATCCTGCATGTTGGCCAGTGCCGTACAGTCACACAAGGTGAGAAAAACACTTAAGGCCTGCCTAGTGTCTCTGGAACCCATCAATATATGGAGCTCTGAGCTTCCCAGAGCACTGTGGTTCATTCCCTGTGAGCGGGGATGATAGTGGTGGGAGCCCTGGTCTGTTCAATCACCCTTTACAATTTCCACTTCGCCTTCCTGATCAAAGATTACACTCTGAAGCCTTAGTAAAGAGAACATCTTCCTCCTGGCCTCCAAACGCTGGTGACAGCATTGAAGGCAGTCACAACTGTTATTTGTCTATACCTACTGGTTGCAGATTAAAAAAGGATCTGTTCAAACTCAGAGATCAAGATGTCCACCCTTTTGGTCTAGGGCACGTCTTTCACGTTTGCACATACCAGTGCTAACATGTGAATCAGTCCTCCGACACTTGTAAAGACCAGTATGCGAAGGACGTCTCTACATGGAACGGGTGGCTGAGCCCCCTGAGCAAATCTGGCTGACCGTGCCAGTAGGCTCAAGCAAGTGCAATTCATATGCACGCCAGCTCTATCAGCCCCTGCCCTAAGTAGTCAGCACCAAGGCAGGAAGGGCACATATCGTGGCCACATCCGATTCAAGAGGGGCTCAAATAGTCAATGCCAGTCATAAACATGTTTAAGCAGAGGCACGCACTGGTTTAAGCGTGTCACACTACCAGGCGATTATGATACTGTCTGATTACAGTAGTCATTGATGAAAGTACTGAAACTGTGTACAGCCACATGAGAGTCTGGGGCAATCTAGGACGAGCACATCCTTTTGCACGAACGAACAACCAACAGAGTGAGCTATACTCTCTAGCAGATATTAAATTAATGCGTTCAGCAATGTATCCAACAGCACAATGTAGAGCGAGTACACACCTGTGCAGCAATGAAATACAAAAGGTCAACATATCAACCCGTTGTTGACAGTAGTCTACTGAAACTGTTTACATGGCTAAATGGTAGCCTGGGGCAGTCTAGGACGAGCACATCCTCTTGCACGAATGAACAACCCACAGAGTGAGCTACTCTCTAGCAGAGATTAAATTAATGCGTAGCCTACAGCAATGTATCCACCAGCACAATGTAGAGCGAGAACACACCTGTGCAGCAATGAAATACAAAAGGCCAATATAGCAACCTGTTGCTAACAGTAGTCTACTGAAACTGGTTACATGGCTAAATGGTAGTCCGGTGCCGTTTAGGGCGAGTACAATCCTTTGCACAACGAACAGCCAATAGCAGTGAGCTACTCCTTATCAGATATAATGCCTTCAGCAATGTACTATATCCCATAACACAATTTAGAGCGAGTACGCTACACCTGTGCATCAATAAGATACAAATCACGATCACCAAGTATGCAAAGCATTTGCAATTTTCAGAGTGAGCACACTCCCTTGCAAGATAGATCAAACTGTGGAAGATCTATTCAACTACGTGAGCGACAATGTATTTATCTACTCACTATTCAGTTAATGGGAGGCTTCGTCTACCCGCTCGCCAGGGAATCCCAAATGGCTCGCAGCCAACGATTACGTTAACACCAAAACTTAATTAGCCTATCGGTGTAACAGCCGACTCAGACTCAAAGTATTTCAAAGTGAGTTCCACATTTCCATCTGAACGAACGCGCTAGAGCGTAGACACAACTGCGCATCGTAAGAACATAACAGAGAGTTTGCGGGGGGAAATCACATCCGTAACGGTACGTTACAGTAACCAAAGTCACTTAAATTCAAGCTAGCTAGGCGTGAACGCCGGCCCAAGCTCACTACAAGTCAGCTATGCAGCGTGATCGCTTCATAAAGCACAACTATCAAAGAAAATGTGCTTACCTCTTTCGGATGACATTCAACTTTGAGCAGTAAAATGTTGATAATGATAATTTGATTATGGCTAATCGCAGTCTTTCAGAGGGCGAAATTCGCAGCTCTGACCCATCTGGGTTGCAAGACTCCAGAGCGATACCAAAATGTTTGTAACACTCACAACCTTACTCACGCGAGAAGATGAAAAAGAATCGTATCCTGGGTTGACCTGCCTTTTGTGCCGGCGCACAGGGCAGACGTCACCCAGGTCACAGGTGACTTTGTTGATATAAATACTCGACCTACACGTACGTGTGATGGATATCCATGTGCTGaaagcaccgcctctggcggtcaggAGAAACGAAATAGAACCTCCAATTACAGTGAGAAAGGCTTCAGTTACAATGAAATATCTTGCAGTGGAACATCCTCTGGCCACAATGAGAGATTGTCCAGTAACCAAAACATTTGGTTACTGATATCGTTCAGTTATAACGGAAGGTCATTCAGTTACAATGCAACATCTTCCATCTACAATGTCCAACCATTTAATTACAATGAAAAATGGAATATCTTTCGGTTACAATCTCTGTTTATTGTTTAGTTGAAGCTGCAGGCAAAATGAAGCCATCAAACAGTTATAAAGATGCTTGTCTGAAACCTGAGCTCCCGTTAACCATGTCCTTTGGCTTGTGGTTGAGTTGAACTGTGGGTAGCGGCGACCATTCCAAACGATCCCTTTTTATTGTTTCCTAGGTATGAAGCTATTGTAAATATGGCTCTGTAATCAAGCCAAACAACCACACAAAGTATCTGCGAGCTGAATGAGGTCTTTTGTTTGACTGCGCTTCAAAGGGTTTCCCAGGATTAAGCAGTGCTCGGAGAGGCGAGTGACTGTTGGCGCGGCGCGGCCGGCGGCGTTTGGGGGTTTGAGACGAGGCTGACCCCAGCGCTGGCGGCGTGAACCTGCCATGGAGAGGCCCGGAGGAGTCTGATCACCGGCCCAGAGCAAACAGACCGGCGCTAGATAAACATCGGACTACGTGGCCTGCTCTcggtctcactcacacacacacacacacactaatacacacacacacacacacacacacacacacacacacacacacacacacacacacacacacacacacacacacacacacacacacacacacacacacacacacagaataagatGGAGATAGAGTCTGACAGAtaaagggataaagagagataaGAAAACAGCATGACACAGACagcgagatggaggagagagatggagggacagagagagagagataaagggatagaaagagagatggagcaacAGAGAGCAAATAAACAGaataaacagaaaaacagagagagagagagatagacagagagagagagagagaaggaaataaaGACAGAAGCACAACAGTACGAACATGAAAGATGGAAAGATAAAATggacagacggagagaaagaaagggacagagagattcCCTCAGAGTGAAGAAGAAAAGATggataaaaaagaaagagagaaacgatAGAGAGCAAAGGAAAGACAGGGAAAAAGATGGAGCGAGGGAATGAGTGACAAGGAATGGTGAGAGActcagagaaggacagagagattCCTTCAGAGTGAAGGAAGAAAGATGGTGGGGGAaataggagagagggggagggaaagagagagagaatgacagagaaagagatagggatggatagagggagagagagagagagagagagagagagagagagagagagagagagagagagagagagagagagagagagagagagagagagagagagagagagagagatagagagagagattcctcgAGGGTGAACTCATGGTTCTGAGGTGAGTGTTGTGTTTtgagcacacagagagcaggggCACCAGTCCAGTAGTGTCCACTCCAGTCCACTCCAGTGCACCAGCGGCCAGATGGGTCTGGACCAGCAGCCCTGCGGCCACTCCAGGACTCCCCACGCTGCCCATACACCTGTCCAGCTCGCCcctccagctcacacacacaggcacacactcttgacacacacacgcactcttgacacaaacactcttgacacacacactcttgacacacacacacacacacacacaggcacagacacacacacacacacacaggcacagacacaggcacacacacacaggcacaggcacaaacacacaggcacaggcacacacacacacacacacacacacacacacacacgcacacacacacacacacacacacacacacacacacacactaagtctctctcacacacacacacacacacatactctgaaacacagacacacacacacacacacattctctctctctcgctcaaacacacacacacacacactctcattcttgcacacactctcgcacacacaaacttctgCCCGTCCGTCCGCCCTCTCAAGAGTGCAACCCAGCGGCGAGGGGGCGATGAAAGCAGAGAAACTATGCAGACTACCACAGGTTGAAGTTCAAATTCCagtcacactctctcgctctctttccatccatcctctctctctctctctctctctctctctctctctctctctct carries:
- the trappc3 gene encoding trafficking protein particle complex subunit 3; this encodes MSRQSNRTTDSKKMNSELFTLTYGALVTQLCKDYENDEEVNKQLDKMGYNIGVRLIEDFLARSSVGRCHDFRETADVIAKVAFKMYLGVTPSVTNWSPAGDEFSLILESNPLVDFVELPDNHNNLVYSNLLCGALRGALEMVQMAVDVRFAQDTLRGDSVTEIRMKFIKRIEENLPAGDE